In the genome of Polaribacter atrinae, one region contains:
- a CDS encoding four helix bundle protein — MSFKFENLIIWQKSMDLGEKMNILSKAFPKEEIYNLSSQLRRASDSVALNISEGSILQSNAEYRKFLGYAIRSLAEVVTCLHKAIRRNYVSKTDFDVYYKNCFDLMNMTIAYRNKIK; from the coding sequence ATGAGTTTTAAATTTGAAAATCTAATAATTTGGCAAAAATCGATGGACTTAGGTGAAAAGATGAATATACTATCAAAAGCATTTCCTAAAGAAGAAATTTATAATTTATCTTCTCAATTAAGAAGAGCATCAGATTCTGTAGCTTTAAATATTTCTGAAGGATCTATTTTGCAATCAAATGCAGAATATAGAAAGTTTTTAGGGTATGCAATTCGTTCTTTAGCAGAGGTGGTTACTTGTTTGCATAAAGCTATTAGAAGAAATTATGTATCAAAAACTGATTTTGATGTATATTATAAGAACTGTTTTGATTTAATGAATATGACAATTGCATACAGAAATAAAATAAAATAA